CCGGAGGTTTCTCTCCGGGTGCGCAGCAACAGGCAGTTGTCCATGGACGGACGTCCGTTCATGGTGCGTCCAATCTCAATGAGAACCCCGTCCAACGGCAGCTCAAAATCCCACCCTCGCGGCCTGACTTTCAGGGACACCTGATCACTAATGAATCCCGCGCACAAAAAAAACCGCAACCTCAAGCGAGGTGCGGCTTTTAAAAAGTGGTCCTGACAGAACTCGAATCTGTGACCTCTTGCATGTCAAGCAAGCGCTCTAACCAACTGAGCTACAGGACCGGTTGGGTCAGCCGGTGGGCTGATGGGGGAAAGTTACTTTGCCGGGAGCCGTTCGTCAAGAAAGTTGGTGAAAAACGATGCAGGTCTGTCGGAAGAGACCCCGGTTCAAGGGTTTAAGTTCGCGCAGGTGGCCAATTGGAAGGGATCGTGCGGAGAATGTTCGGTCGGGCGGGCGGGAGGTCGGGGAGGCTTGATTTTTGGGTGTCGATGCTCGATAACCGTCGTTTCACCCCTGAAATTGTGGGTACGGTCCCCGATTCCTGTCCTCAAAGCCAGATTTGTTCTTCCATGACGCAGACGAGTTCCCCCATCGAAGCCGTTTTTCGGGAGCGACGTGCTCAGGGACAGCTGGCGTTTCTGCCGTTTATCGCCGCCGGGGATCCTGATCTGGAAGGGACGCGAAAGCTCCTGACCTGCCTGGCAGCCGCCGGAGCCGATGCGATTGAGATCGGCTTTCCCTACAGCGACCCCATTGCCGATGGCCCCGTCATTCAGGCCTCTTACACCCGGGCTCTCACCGGAAAGGTGACCGTCGACGGCATTTTCGGCCTTGTGGGCAGCATGAAAGCTGACGGATTGCCGCCGCTGATCGCCATGGTGTCGTTCGCCATTATCTTCCGGCACGGCCCGGAACGGTTCCTGGAACAGGCCAAAGAAGCCGGCTTCAGTGGGTTTATCGTACCTGATCTGCCCTCGGAGGAAGCAGCCGAACTGTCGGGGCTGATTCGAGCCGCCGGGATGGATCTGATTCAGTTGCTCGCTCCGACCACCACGCCGGCTCGCACGAAGGAAATTGTCGCCAATTCGAGCGGTTTCATTTACTGCATCGCAGTGGCGGGCACGACCGGGGAACGGGCGAGCGTCTCAGAGAACCTGATCACCCAGTTACGGCAGCTGAAGGAACAGACCGAGACGCCGCTTGTGGTCGGGTTCGGGATCAGCAAACCGGAGCATCTGGACCCGCTGCGGGATGTCGCCGATGGAGCCATTGTCGGCTCGGGGATCGTCAAATCTCTGCAGAAGTCGGCGGATGGAGAGAAATCGTTCGACGAAGCGCTGGAGGAAATCGAAGCCTTGGCCCGCAGCATGGCCGAGGCGGCTCATCAGAGTAGATAGAACCCGGATATCACTATCGAAATCCCACCCGTCGTCAACGACGGCGAAACCCCTTCTGACCAGACAAGCTTGCTCGCATGCCAGCTGATACGACAGATCTGAATCGCTTTGCGATCCGTGTGCTGGTCGTCGATGACGATGAACCGCACGCACAGGCGGTTGCGGACGCCCTGAAGCAGATCAACTGCGACTGCACCGTCTGCAGCGAGAGCCGCAAGGCCGTGGAGCTGATCGAGAGCGAGAACTACGACGTCGTCGTGACCGACCTGATGATGGACGAGTACGACGGTCTCGACATTCTCGAGCGGACCAAGAATGAACTGCCGGATGCCGAGGTGATTCTGCTGACCGGGCACGGGACGATTAACTCGGCTGTGGCCGCGATGCAGGGGGGAGCCTACACGTACCTCACCAAGCCGCTCGATATCCATGAACTGCGTAAAGCCGTGGAAAAAGCGGCAACGCGAGTCCGGCTGATTCGTCGGAACGCGGAACTGAACCGGCGGCTCGATGAAAAGTTCGGCTTTGAAGGGGTGATCGGCAACAGCCCGGCGATGCATAAGGTCATCGAGAAGCTGAAGAACGTGGCTCCGACCGATGCGACCGTGCTAATTCAGGGCGAAAGCGGAACCGGGAAAGAACTCGTCGCCCGGGCCATTCACCAGAACAGCGACCGCAAGAACAAACCGTTCGTGCCGTTGAACATCTCGGCTCTTCCGGAAAGCATTCTGGAGAGTGAACTCTTTGGACATGAGCCGGGGGCGTTTACCGGGGCTTCGACCAAGCGAATCGGCAAGTTCGAATACGCGATCGGCGGCACGCTGTTTCTCGATGAAGTCGGCGAGATGCCGATGGATACGCAGATCAAACTGCTGCGTGTGCTGGAAGACCGGAAGATCACCCGGCTCGGCACGAATGAAGAAAAGACGATCAATGTTCGCCTGGTTGCAGCGACCAATGCTCCGCTGCAGGAGATGGTCGAGAAGGGTACGTTCCGTCGCGATTTGTATTACCGGATGCAGGTCATCACGATTTATCTGCCGCCACTTCGGGAACGTCGGGTCGACATTCCGCTGCTGATCGATCACTTCGTGAAAGACAACTGCAAGCGGTACGACAAGGAAGCGACCGGCCCCTCGCGAGCCGCCCGTCAGGCGATGATGTCCTACGAGTGGCCGGGGAACATTCGGCAGTTGCGAAACGCGGTCGAACGCATGGTGCTGCTTGATACCGACGGGGTCCTCGATGTCGACGACCTGCCGGAAGAAATTGTTCCGGAAGGCTGGGTCGAAAACGAAGACGCCGAGAAGACCGGGACGGAGATCGCGGGAGCCGATCAACTCGTCGGTCGGCAGCTTCGCGACGTTGAGAAGTACTACATCGAGCAGGCGCTGGAGTTGACCGGCGGCAAACGGGAAGAAGCCGCCTCGATGCTCGGCATCGGCGAGCGGACGCTGTACCGGAAGATCAAAGAGTACGATCTGAAGAACTGACGCGATGCCTCACATGATGCGAAACAGCTTCAGGATCGGCCAGTAGATCGTGACGATGAACTGCTCCGCGCCAGGGCTGAGCGGAATGTTCTGACTGATGAAATACGTTTTAAGAACCATCTCGTCGATTGTGATCGCGGCAAAGACGCCGAAGTAGATCGCGATCAGTCCGAAAAGGATCATCAAAGGCCAGGCCGCCCGTTCGGACTTCTGATCTTCCGGTTCCGACATGGCGCATGCCCCTGTGGCTGGATGGTCGCCGCTGAGCGTTGCCGCTGCGACGTAAAGAGTATCGCCCGTGATTCTCGAACTTTCCGTTGGCGATTTCAAGACTCTCCTGTCTGGCCTGCGCGTGGAAGACGCGTGCACATTCGCCCATTGCCGAAGCGATCGAATCGGTTATGCTCGCAGAGCGGGGAATTTTTTGCGAAACCACAGCGGAAGAGTTGGGGTTTAATGATTCAGCAGCATCGCTGAGACACCACTGAGCGATTCACGAACTGCTCCCCACGTTCGGGTTTATGCGATAAAACAGACAGGAGACGAAGATGCGTAAGACATTCCTGGGTGGCGGCCTGATGGCCGCTCTGCTGGGTTGCTCACTGGTCATGGCTCAACCGCCGGAAGGAGACCGCGATGGTCGTCCGCCGCGCGAAGGAGATCGCGACGGGCGTCCCGGAGACCGCCCACGTGAGGGTGATCGTGATGGCGACCGCGACGGTGGACGTCGTGGCGACGGCCGAGGCTTCGGCGGACGTGATGGACGTCCGGAACCTCCTCCGATCATTCGCGCTCTCGATGCCAACAGCGATGGCAAGATCTCGGCGGAAGAGATTGCCAACGCCACCAAGGCCCTCAAATCGCTCGACACCAACAACGACGGCGTCCTGACCGGTGAAGAGTTCGACCGGCCTCGCGACGGCGGCCAGGGTGGACGCGGCGGCTTTGGCGGTGGTCCTGGTGGTCCGGGCGGCTTCAGCAACATGCTCAGTCAGTTCGACCAGAACAAAGACGGCAAAGTGAGCAAAGAAGAAGCCCCGGAACGCATGCGGGAGAACTTCGATCGCATGGACGCCAATGGCGATGGCTTCATCGATGAGTCTGACATGCAGCAGATGATGGAGCGGTTCCGCGATCAGGCCAACCAGAGCATGGCCGACCGGATCAAGGAGATGGACAAGGACGGCGACGGTAAAGTCAGCAAGGAAGAAGCCCCAGAACGTATGCGGGAAGGTTTCGACCGGATCGACACGAATGCCGATGGCTTTGTTGATGCCACCGAAATGCAGCAGATGTTCGATCGCTTCCGCCAGGGCGGTGGACGCCCCGGTGAAGGCGGACGTGGTCCTCGCGACGGTGAAGGCCGCCCCCGTGGTGAAGGTGGCGATCGTCCGGAACGTCCCAAAGCCGAATTCGAATAAGCCGCTGAATCGATCTCCCCTCTGATGAAGAAAAGCCCGGCCTGATCTCAGGTCGGGCTTTTCGCATTGACTGGAGCAGTAACCCCATTTCCAGACACTCGGGATGGGGGCGTTGAACTGGAGATTGACATCGGGTGACCTGGGACAGGACCACGGAATGCAATCGCAAGTCGACTGATTGAAGGACGCTCAAGACAAGCCGTTTGTGGCTGTGTCATCCAGAGATGAGTCTCTGGGCCATCCTTCGGTGGGTTGAAATCGAAGGGAGGGAACCCAATGAAAAACGGCGGCTCGAAAGCCGCCGTTGTGATTCGTTCAACAGACTCGCAGTCTCCAGTCGGTCTTACCGTCGGATCGGCATTTCGAACTGTTCGCCCTGGAGAATGGAGCGGGAGTCGAGTTCGGCTTCACGGGTTACGGGAGCCTTGTTCGATGACCATTCCGAAGTCGCCCAGAGCAGCCAGGTGTTGGCGACTTCCTGGGACACGCCGTGCATGGCGGCGTCGAGTTCGTTCTTCGTCACGCCTCTACTCGGAATCACTTTTTCGAGCAGGAAGCGACGGGTGTCTTTGCTGTAGGCGAAGTGCAGGCCGGAATCCATTTCCGCACTCGCGGCGAGGAGTTCCAGCAGATGCTCTTCGGAGATCTTGCCTTCGGGGAGCGGATCGAGCCAGGCGCGGACGCGGACCTTGGATTGATCATTGCTGAGTCGCAGGGAGAAGTAGAGTTCGATTTCCTGCTCATCGAGTTCTGCTCGATACTGCAGGTCGTACTGCCGCCCGCTTTCGACCGGCGTGAGATTCATCTCCGTCAGCAGAGACCCGAGTTCCTGGAACGTAACACGTCCTTCGGGTGCTTCCGGCAATTCCGCCAGAGGCTCGGCTCCATCGACGGGAAATGACGGTTTCGGCACAGCCTGAGCCGACTCCGGTTCGCCCGTTGGAAACTTGCTCGTCGGTGCGGACACTGAAGCCGGAGCGGGTTCCGCAGAAGGGAACCTGTCGGAGACCGTGCGAACGGGTGTCTCCTGAGACGGACTGGACGGATAGTAGGCCGGAAACGCGCTCGACTGAGCGTAAGCGGCGCCCGACGATGCCGTACACATCAGGGCCAAAGCCATCAGAATGCTGTGATGTTCACGCCGCATGGGACACTCCATTGCCCGGTCGTCATTTCGAAATCGTTTCGAATCGAGCCGTGGGCGACGGAGGATTCAGCCGCTACACGACTCCTGCGATTGAGTTCTCTCCCGATTGATCGCGGAACAGGGCATCGATGCAGATCTGAGACCACGTTTCAAACTGGTCGTATTGCTCCAACAACTCCGCAGGGGAGGTAAATCCTGTCTCTATCATCGACGCTTCTTTGGGCGAAACTTGCGGCTTATTCACCTCAAAGATGTGAACAATGCCTAAATGGACCTTTCCGACTTCAGTCACGTCGTCGTTAATCAGCCCGACCAGCCGCTGCGTGTATTCGGCCTGAATGTCGATTTCCTCGTCGATTTCCCGCCGCATTCCGACAATATAGGCGTGTTCCGACTCATTCTCGTCGAGGGTGGAGATGTGTCCGCCAACGCCGACCGAACGCTTGCTGTGCAGACGGGCTTCGCCCTGAGCGGTGCCGCGGCGGTAATTGAACACCTGTCCCTCGCACATGAAAATACAGTAGGGAATGAGCTGCTTGTAGCTTGTGTCCTGCTCCATTTCATCGCGCGGCCGATACGACGTGTGCATCGGATCGAGGAGTGTCTTCATGTACGGCTCGGTGTTGGGCATGAATCCCTGAAAGTGACCCACTTCGTGAAAAAGCAGAGTCGGCACGACCAGCACCTGTTCGACGGCAGTCTTCTCCGACATGACAATCCTTTTTGAGATTTAATGTATTCGTAAGCGATGATATGATAAGCTCTACCGGCTTCGGAGCTCGGCCGAAGCAGCTTTGCACTATATCAAACCAGCCTCAGATTCAAACCGCGTCCGGTATTCAGCGGGCACTTCGCCCCTGACCCCGCCTGCCGTCCGTGATCGACATCGCCCGATGCCGTGACCCCGGCGAACCACAATCCAACACGGCGCTGTCTCAGGCAGCGTTCTCCAGCAGAGCCCGTCCCGGGCCGGAGGAATTGTCATGGTCCCGATTTTCCGCAAACGTCTCTCTCGCCGCACTGTTCTCCGTGGAGCCGGAGCCGCCCTCGGCCTTCCGTTTCTCGATGCCATGGTGCCGGCTCTCAACGCCGAAGAGCGACTTGAGAAACCGCCGGTTCGCAACGCATTCCTGTTCATGCCGAACGGCGTTCGCCCCGATCACTACACGCCGCCGGGAGACGACGAGCAGTTCGAGCTCACGCCGATGCTCGCTTCGCTGAAGAACGTGAAGAGTGAGATCACGCTGCTGGAAAATCTGTGGAACGAACAGACCTCGGGTCGCAATGGACACTGGCCGAAAGTGCCGGCGTTTCTCTCAGGGGGATACGTCGTTCGCACATCCGGCCGCGATATGGACACCGGCGGCATCTCCGTCGATCAGGTGCTGGCGTCCACCGTTGGTCAGGGAACGCCCCTCCCTTCATTCGAACTCGGTGTCGACGAAGCCTACACCGGAGTGGACAACATCGGTGGCGGCTTCACTCGCATTTATGGATCGCATATCGCCTGGCGCGATCCGCATACGCCGGTGCCGAAGGAAATTCTTCCGCAGCTCGCTTTTGACCGACTCTTCCGGACCGGACCGGCGACGCCCGTTCTGTCGGGCTTCACCACGCAGCATCCCGAAGTGCAGAAGTCGCTGGCTCGCGATGATCTCAGCGTGCTTGACCTCGTTCGGGAAGACGCGAAGTCGCTGCGTAACCAGGTCGGCGTCAGCGACCGGGCCAAGCTCGATGAGTATCTCGAATCGGTCCGTTCCATTGAACGTCGGATTGAAACCTCGCTCAAGCCGCAGAAGCGCTGGATCAACGACAACAGTTTCGATGTGAAGCGTCCGAAGGCCGGCGTCCCCGAGCAGCACATCGAGCATGTCCGCCTGATGCTCGACATCATGGTGCTCGCCTTCTGGACCGACACCACGCGCGTCGGGACCTTCATGTTCGGCAACGCGCAGACCGGGCGGAACTTCTCGTTCCTCGACGGAGTCAACGGCAGCTTCCACGGGCTGTCGCATCATCGCAATGAAGAAGACAAGCTGCTGCAGTACGAGAAAATCGGCACGTGGCACTTCGAGCAGCTGGCCTATGTGCTGGAGAAGATGAAGTCACTTCCGGAAGCGGGCGGCTCCCTGCTCGACCACAGCCTGGTGATGTTCGGCTCCACGCTGCGGGACGGCAACAGCCACGACAATCACAACCTGCCGATCATTCTGGCGGGTCGCGGGAATGGATTCGTCCGTCCGGGACGCCGCATCCGGTATGAAAAAGACACGCCGCTGTGTAACCTGTATCTGACCATGCTTCAACAACAGCATGGTCTGGACCACAAGACCTTCGGAGACAGCACCGGCGCGCTCGACAAACTCAGCTGACAATCCGATCCCTCCTCGAATCGGCTCTTCTCGACGGTCCGGAACATTTCCACAATTGTTCCGCATCCGGTTCGCGAGAGCCCTCCCATGAAAGGCCCTTCCATGAGACAACACCTGGGATTCTGTGCGATTTTCTCGCTGCTGGTTTTCGCTTCGACCATCGGCTCACTTTCACCGCAAACAACTCTCGCGGCAGACCAGAAGGAGGATTCGGGCGACGTGTTACGCATCGGCATCATCGGACTGGACACCTCTCACGCCGTCCACTTCACGCGCACGCTCAACAGTGAAAATCCCCTGCCCGAATTCGCCGGCTGCCGTGTGGTCGCCGCCTATCCGAAAGGCAGCCCGGATATCGAATCGAGCGTGAGCCGCGTGCCGCAGTACACCGAAGACGTCAAAAAGCATGGCGTCGAAATCGTCGACTCGATCCCCGCTCTCCTCGAGAAGGTCGATGCCGTCCTGCTCGAAACCAACGACGGCCGTCCGCACCTCGAACAGGTTCTCCCGGTACTCAAAGCCGGCAAGCCGGTCTTCGTCGACAAGCCGGTCGCCGGATCTCTGGCCGATGCCATCGCCATCTACAAAGCCGCCGAGAAGTACGACGTCCCGCTGTTTACGTCGTCGTCCCTTCGCTACACCACCGGCGCTCAGGAAATTGTCGCCGGCGCCATCGGCGACGTTCTCGGCTGCGATGCCTTCAGCCCCTGCCCGCTGGAGCCGACGCATCCGGATCTGTTCTGGTACGGCATCCACGGCTGCGAAACGCTCTTCACCGTGATGGGCCCCGGCTGTGAAACTGTGACCCGCGTGCATACCGACGTCTGTGATGTCGTCGTCGGCACCTGGTCAGACGGTCGCATCGGCACCTTCCGCGGCCGCCGTGGTAAAGACGGCAAATACATGGGCGGCTACGGCGGAACGGCCTTCGGCACCAAAGGCGCCCGTCCCATCGGCAGCTTCAGCGGCTACGAACCCCTGCTGAAAGAGATCATCGCCTTCTTCAAGTCAGGCGAACCACCCGTCAGCAAGGAAGAAACGCTGCAGATCTACGCCTTCATGGAAGCAGCCGACGAATGCAAACGCCAGGGCTACAAAACGGTCAACATCAGCGACGTGATGGAAAAAGCGTCGGCCAAGGCCGATGAACGCCTGAAGGCGCTGGAGTAGAGTTAACCTCGAATTTCCAGGGATGGCCCAGACGTGCACGTCTGGGTGATGCAATCACAAGAGGTCGGTGACCGACGTTGTTAGACGAAGAACGCCAATCATTACTGAGAGTAATACTCGAAGGTCTCATGACAACTTCAACGTTAAATACCTGCTTCCTGTGACTTCGTCACCCAGACGCACGCGTCTGGGCCATCCGTTTTTTGTTGCACGGGATGTCGTATGTCATCCAAACGGCGAGTCTTTGAAGATCTGCGCTACGTCCACTTCGTGACGTTCTCCTGCTTTCATCGTCGCAAGCTGCTGAGTCACGACCGCATCTGTCAGGTCGTTCTCGGGAACCTCAGAGAGCAGCTCGTCTCATTCAACGCCGCGTGCGTCGGTTTCGTACTGATGCCGGACCATGTCCACGGCCTCTTTCAGTTTGCAGAATCAGGCGATCTCGGACGGTTCATTCAGCGGTGGAAATCACGGTCTTCGTATTTCGCTAAGCAGCTGTTTGCAGACGGACTTCACGAATACGCCTACCATTTCGATGGTTCGTCTCCGTTCTGGCAGCGGAAGTACTACGATTTCCCCATCGAGAGTCGCGAGAAACTCCTCGAGAAACTGCAGTACATCCACGAAAACCCGGTCCGGGCGGGACTTGTAACGTCTGCTCGTGACTGGCGGTGGAGTTCAGCTCGATGGTATGAACTCCGCAAGTCCGTCGGCGTGCCGATCACATGGATCGACTGAACAGGGATGGCGCAGACGTGCACGTTTGGGGATGCAATCATAAGAGGTCGGTCACCGACGTTGTTAGACGAAGAACGTTGATCCTTCCAGGCGGCAATACTTGAAGGTCTCATGAGAGCCGGGTGCCATGCCCACGCTCGCGTGGACATGCATGCTCGTGATTGCCGGCCTTACGTATCCATCGGTCGACAGACAGCCCGCCTCTGCGTTCTCGCTTACTCAGAACCGCTATCAGGTGCACCTTCATTATGAATCAATTGTCCAACTGTTTCGACCTTTTCTCGCCAAACAGAGCGAACCTTATCGATTGATTTTTTGAAATCTACGTAGTCGCCAAACTTCTGTTTCTTTATCGCAAGTTGGTATCGCCCAGCGATATCTGTGATATCTAATGACCCGTCCGACTTTTTTACCAAAATCATTCCTTCCCTGGCGGCAAGAGCCTGCTCTTCCGCTGGTCGGAACCTGTCAGACTCCGTGGAAACACCGGATCGTTCGGCGATTTCACGAATGGCAGCGAGCTTCTCCTTATTATCATCGTAGGTGTTGACAACCTTCTCTGTAGCTTCCCAGCCACCTGCGAGAATCGAGAGATCTCGTTTAGCGACCACAATCTCTTCAAATGATTGATAAACTCGTTCCTCAGCATCACCCGTTATCGCACCCTTAATCAGCCGCAATTCAGCAATCAACTCTTCTGCGCTATCATCCTGTGATTGCGAGACAGCGATACGATGCGCTGCCGAAAACAAATCCTTTCTGAACGTAGAGGCAGGCGGATCGACATTGCCAGGCTGTGTGCACCCACTGGCAATTAACAAAGACGACAGAAAAAAACATATACTGAGAATTTGAGCCGCAGGCATTCGAGTGTCCTTTTTCTTGGCAAGGCAAAGCATACTCCGGAACCAAACAGCTTAACCAAGCAGGGAACAAACGACAATCAACCCAGCGAAGGACTCCCGTACCTCGTACGAACACTCCCTGACGGCACAGCCAGACCAAGAAGTTATCTTCTTTATCTCAACTCCCGTGATAGCGTCGCTACTGTTGTGCAATACAAATCGAACCGCTATTCCACGCGAATCAATGCACGCGTTGTCCCGGTTGGGCTCCGCTGTCGGGGCTGAGCAGGAAGACGTCTTTGCCGCCTGGGCCGGAGGCGCAGACCATGCCTTCGCTCAGGCCGAATCGCATTTTGCGGGGCTTGAGGTTGGCGACGCAGACGACCAGGCGACCGATCAGTTCCTCTGGGCTGTAAGCGGCTTTGATACCGGCGAAAACATTGCGGCGATTGTCGCCCCCCAGGCTCAGAGTCAACTGGAGCAACTTGTCTGCTCCTTCGACGTGGTGAGCTTCGAGAATCCGGGCCACGCGGAGGTCGACTTTGGCGAAGTCATCAATCGTGCATTCACCGGCCATCGGTTCATCTTCCAGCGGCTGAGGCGAGTCGTCCCACTGTTGTTCCGGGGCGGCGGCTTCTTCCTGACCTTCGCGACTTTCTTCAATCATGCTTGCAACCTGTTCCTGTTCAATACGTTTCATCATGTGAATAAATTTATTGACCGGCGAGCCGAGCAGCGGCGTCTTCGTCTGCTCCCAGCTTGTCAGTTCATCGTTGAGGAGTTTGCCCGTCTTCATCGCCAGATCGGGGAGCACTGGCGAGATGTAAAGCACGATCTGACGAAACAGATTCAGAGCGACCGTACAGACATCCCGCAGTTCCTGTTGTTTCTCCGGGTCCTTTCGCAGCACCCACGGCTGCCGGTCTTCGACGAACTTGTTCGCCGCCTCGGCCAGCACCATGATTTCTCGCATCGCCTGTGAATACTGACAGTTCTCATAGCACTCGGCGATCTTCTCTCCCGCCGCGGTCCCCTGCTCGAACAAACCGCCGTCATCGGGGTAGCTGTCGCTGAGGTTTCCGCCCGAGATGAACTTCGCACTGCGACTGGCGATGTTGACCAGCTTCCCGACGAGGTCGGCGTTGATCTTGTCGGTGAACTCCTGCAGATT
This region of Rubinisphaera margarita genomic DNA includes:
- the trpA gene encoding tryptophan synthase subunit alpha — translated: MTQTSSPIEAVFRERRAQGQLAFLPFIAAGDPDLEGTRKLLTCLAAAGADAIEIGFPYSDPIADGPVIQASYTRALTGKVTVDGIFGLVGSMKADGLPPLIAMVSFAIIFRHGPERFLEQAKEAGFSGFIVPDLPSEEAAELSGLIRAAGMDLIQLLAPTTTPARTKEIVANSSGFIYCIAVAGTTGERASVSENLITQLRQLKEQTETPLVVGFGISKPEHLDPLRDVADGAIVGSGIVKSLQKSADGEKSFDEALEEIEALARSMAEAAHQSR
- a CDS encoding sigma-54-dependent transcriptional regulator, with the protein product MPADTTDLNRFAIRVLVVDDDEPHAQAVADALKQINCDCTVCSESRKAVELIESENYDVVVTDLMMDEYDGLDILERTKNELPDAEVILLTGHGTINSAVAAMQGGAYTYLTKPLDIHELRKAVEKAATRVRLIRRNAELNRRLDEKFGFEGVIGNSPAMHKVIEKLKNVAPTDATVLIQGESGTGKELVARAIHQNSDRKNKPFVPLNISALPESILESELFGHEPGAFTGASTKRIGKFEYAIGGTLFLDEVGEMPMDTQIKLLRVLEDRKITRLGTNEEKTINVRLVAATNAPLQEMVEKGTFRRDLYYRMQVITIYLPPLRERRVDIPLLIDHFVKDNCKRYDKEATGPSRAARQAMMSYEWPGNIRQLRNAVERMVLLDTDGVLDVDDLPEEIVPEGWVENEDAEKTGTEIAGADQLVGRQLRDVEKYYIEQALELTGGKREEAASMLGIGERTLYRKIKEYDLKN
- a CDS encoding EF-hand domain-containing protein, which encodes MRKTFLGGGLMAALLGCSLVMAQPPEGDRDGRPPREGDRDGRPGDRPREGDRDGDRDGGRRGDGRGFGGRDGRPEPPPIIRALDANSDGKISAEEIANATKALKSLDTNNDGVLTGEEFDRPRDGGQGGRGGFGGGPGGPGGFSNMLSQFDQNKDGKVSKEEAPERMRENFDRMDANGDGFIDESDMQQMMERFRDQANQSMADRIKEMDKDGDGKVSKEEAPERMREGFDRIDTNADGFVDATEMQQMFDRFRQGGGRPGEGGRGPRDGEGRPRGEGGDRPERPKAEFE
- a CDS encoding phosphoesterase, which codes for MSEKTAVEQVLVVPTLLFHEVGHFQGFMPNTEPYMKTLLDPMHTSYRPRDEMEQDTSYKQLIPYCIFMCEGQVFNYRRGTAQGEARLHSKRSVGVGGHISTLDENESEHAYIVGMRREIDEEIDIQAEYTQRLVGLINDDVTEVGKVHLGIVHIFEVNKPQVSPKEASMIETGFTSPAELLEQYDQFETWSQICIDALFRDQSGENSIAGVV
- a CDS encoding DUF1552 domain-containing protein encodes the protein MVPIFRKRLSRRTVLRGAGAALGLPFLDAMVPALNAEERLEKPPVRNAFLFMPNGVRPDHYTPPGDDEQFELTPMLASLKNVKSEITLLENLWNEQTSGRNGHWPKVPAFLSGGYVVRTSGRDMDTGGISVDQVLASTVGQGTPLPSFELGVDEAYTGVDNIGGGFTRIYGSHIAWRDPHTPVPKEILPQLAFDRLFRTGPATPVLSGFTTQHPEVQKSLARDDLSVLDLVREDAKSLRNQVGVSDRAKLDEYLESVRSIERRIETSLKPQKRWINDNSFDVKRPKAGVPEQHIEHVRLMLDIMVLAFWTDTTRVGTFMFGNAQTGRNFSFLDGVNGSFHGLSHHRNEEDKLLQYEKIGTWHFEQLAYVLEKMKSLPEAGGSLLDHSLVMFGSTLRDGNSHDNHNLPIILAGRGNGFVRPGRRIRYEKDTPLCNLYLTMLQQQHGLDHKTFGDSTGALDKLS
- a CDS encoding Gfo/Idh/MocA family protein, which encodes MRQHLGFCAIFSLLVFASTIGSLSPQTTLAADQKEDSGDVLRIGIIGLDTSHAVHFTRTLNSENPLPEFAGCRVVAAYPKGSPDIESSVSRVPQYTEDVKKHGVEIVDSIPALLEKVDAVLLETNDGRPHLEQVLPVLKAGKPVFVDKPVAGSLADAIAIYKAAEKYDVPLFTSSSLRYTTGAQEIVAGAIGDVLGCDAFSPCPLEPTHPDLFWYGIHGCETLFTVMGPGCETVTRVHTDVCDVVVGTWSDGRIGTFRGRRGKDGKYMGGYGGTAFGTKGARPIGSFSGYEPLLKEIIAFFKSGEPPVSKEETLQIYAFMEAADECKRQGYKTVNISDVMEKASAKADERLKALE
- a CDS encoding REP-associated tyrosine transposase, translating into MSSKRRVFEDLRYVHFVTFSCFHRRKLLSHDRICQVVLGNLREQLVSFNAACVGFVLMPDHVHGLFQFAESGDLGRFIQRWKSRSSYFAKQLFADGLHEYAYHFDGSSPFWQRKYYDFPIESREKLLEKLQYIHENPVRAGLVTSARDWRWSSARWYELRKSVGVPITWID